One Amorphoplanes digitatis genomic window carries:
- the rny gene encoding ribonuclease Y — translation MTTSVIWVLVMAVVVLAAFVVVGLVLGARALRQLQESKTADRDRREQTVDDAMAKVDDANAKAASVRAEAAAAKAEATAARAEARRVLEDAHGEADTILEHAHRQAESDAEQVRTAARRSGEREVALLNATAKEQAAEVERRAARIDERERLHADEVERLVERERRLVAMDTDLSAREAALTVRESALTGAEEARRRELERVAGLTADAARVELIENIENQAKREAAILVRDIESEAKHTADTRARHIVVDAIQRIASEQTAESVVSVLHLPSDEMKGRIIGREGRNIRAFESTTGVNLIIDDTPEAVLLSCFDPVRREVGRLTLEKLVLDGRIHPHRIEEVFDSAKNEVERLCERAAEEALVDVGITDIHPELATLLGRLRYRTSYGQNVLKHLVETAHIAGIMAAELRLDVPTIKRSAFLHDIGKALTHEVEGSHALIGADLARKYGESEDVVHAIEAHHNEVPPQTIEAVLTQASDACSGGRPGARRESLEAYVKRLERIEEIAAGKVGVDKVFAMQAGREIRVMVRPEDVDDIGAAVLARDVAKQIEEELTYPGQIRVTVVRESRVTELAR, via the coding sequence ATGACCACGAGCGTGATCTGGGTGCTCGTGATGGCGGTCGTCGTCCTCGCAGCCTTCGTGGTGGTCGGACTGGTGCTCGGCGCTCGCGCGCTGCGTCAACTCCAGGAGAGCAAGACCGCCGACCGGGACCGTCGTGAGCAGACCGTCGACGATGCCATGGCCAAGGTCGACGACGCGAACGCCAAGGCCGCATCCGTACGGGCGGAGGCCGCCGCCGCCAAGGCCGAGGCGACCGCGGCGCGGGCCGAGGCACGCCGGGTCCTCGAGGACGCGCACGGCGAGGCCGACACGATCCTCGAGCACGCACACCGCCAGGCCGAGTCCGACGCGGAGCAGGTGCGTACCGCCGCCCGGCGCAGCGGCGAGCGCGAGGTCGCCCTGCTGAACGCCACGGCCAAGGAACAGGCCGCCGAGGTCGAGCGGCGCGCCGCCCGGATCGACGAGCGGGAGCGGTTGCACGCCGACGAGGTCGAGCGGCTCGTCGAGCGGGAGCGGCGGCTCGTCGCGATGGACACCGATCTGTCGGCCCGCGAGGCCGCGCTGACCGTCCGGGAGTCCGCGCTCACCGGCGCCGAGGAGGCTCGCCGCCGCGAGCTCGAGCGGGTCGCCGGGCTGACCGCGGACGCGGCCCGGGTCGAGCTGATCGAGAACATCGAGAACCAGGCGAAGCGCGAGGCGGCGATCCTGGTGCGCGACATCGAGAGCGAGGCGAAGCACACCGCCGACACCCGGGCCCGGCACATCGTCGTCGACGCGATCCAGCGCATCGCCAGCGAACAGACCGCGGAGAGCGTGGTCAGCGTCCTGCACCTGCCGAGCGACGAGATGAAGGGCCGGATCATCGGCCGCGAGGGCCGCAACATCCGGGCGTTCGAATCGACGACCGGGGTCAATCTGATCATCGATGACACCCCCGAGGCGGTCCTTCTCTCCTGCTTCGATCCGGTACGCCGTGAGGTGGGCCGGCTGACGCTGGAGAAGCTGGTGCTGGACGGCCGGATCCATCCGCACCGCATCGAGGAGGTCTTCGACAGCGCCAAGAACGAGGTCGAGCGGCTCTGCGAGCGCGCGGCCGAGGAGGCGCTCGTCGACGTCGGCATCACCGACATCCACCCCGAGCTGGCGACGCTGCTCGGGCGGCTGCGGTACCGCACCAGCTACGGCCAGAACGTGCTCAAGCACCTGGTCGAGACGGCGCACATCGCCGGCATCATGGCCGCCGAGCTGCGCCTCGACGTTCCGACGATCAAGCGGTCGGCGTTCCTGCACGACATCGGCAAGGCACTGACCCACGAGGTCGAGGGCAGCCATGCGCTGATCGGGGCGGACCTGGCCCGCAAGTACGGCGAGTCCGAGGACGTCGTGCACGCGATCGAGGCGCACCACAACGAGGTGCCGCCGCAGACGATCGAGGCGGTGCTGACGCAGGCCTCGGACGCGTGCTCCGGCGGCCGGCCGGGCGCGCGGCGGGAGAGCCTGGAGGCGTACGTGAAGCGCCTCGAGCGGATCGAGGAGATCGCCGCCGGGAAGGTCGGCGTCGACAAGGTCTTCGCGATGCAGGCGGGCCGCGAGATCCGGGTGATGGTGCGGCCGGAGGACGTGGACGACATCGGCGCGGCTGTTCTGGCCCGGGATGTGGCGAAGCAGATCGAGGAGGAGCTGACCTATCCGGGTCAGATCCGGGTTACGGTCGTCCGGGAGTCGCGGGTCACCGAGCTGGCGCGCTGA
- a CDS encoding amino acid ABC transporter permease gives MSTDAVLYDHPGPRAKIRNGILTVVFGIALLALLYWVYLKFDEKGQWAAALWEPFTESSTWTDYLLPGLWKTVSAAAVAMVLSLIFGLVFSVGRLSDHRWLSVPSGMVVEFFRAVPLLLLMFFIFYGVPFITESPMPPFWAVVAGLTLYNGSVLAEAFRAGIKSVPRGQSEAGYAIGLRKSQVMQEILMPQAARAMLPVIVSQLVVLVKDTALGYIIGYAELLQSVNNLAANFGNIVAAAIVAAIIYIAVNASLTAFAGWLERRTRRKGKAPKSADPVPVGAVEPIGD, from the coding sequence ATGAGCACCGACGCCGTCCTGTACGACCACCCGGGGCCAAGGGCGAAGATCCGCAACGGGATCCTGACCGTGGTGTTCGGCATCGCCCTGCTGGCGCTGCTGTACTGGGTCTACCTGAAGTTCGACGAGAAGGGTCAGTGGGCGGCGGCGCTGTGGGAGCCGTTCACCGAGTCGTCGACCTGGACGGACTACCTGCTGCCCGGCCTCTGGAAGACGGTGAGCGCCGCCGCCGTCGCGATGGTGCTCTCGCTGATCTTCGGCCTGGTCTTCTCGGTCGGGCGGCTCTCCGACCACCGGTGGCTCAGCGTGCCGTCCGGCATGGTCGTGGAGTTCTTCCGCGCCGTACCGCTGCTGCTGCTGATGTTCTTCATCTTCTACGGCGTCCCGTTCATCACCGAGTCGCCGATGCCGCCGTTCTGGGCCGTGGTCGCCGGCCTCACGCTCTACAACGGTTCGGTGCTGGCGGAGGCGTTCCGCGCCGGCATCAAGTCGGTGCCGCGCGGGCAGAGCGAGGCCGGCTACGCGATCGGCTTGCGCAAGAGCCAGGTGATGCAGGAGATCCTGATGCCGCAGGCGGCCCGGGCGATGCTCCCGGTGATCGTCAGCCAGCTGGTCGTCCTGGTGAAGGACACGGCGCTCGGCTACATCATCGGCTACGCGGAGCTGCTCCAGAGCGTGAACAACCTGGCGGCGAACTTCGGCAACATCGTCGCGGCCGCCATCGTCGCGGCGATCATCTACATCGCCGTGAACGCGTCACTGACGGCCTTCGCCGGCTGGCTGGAGCGCCGCACCCGGCGCAAGGGCAAGGCCCCGAAGTCCGCCGACCCGGTACCGGTCGGCGCCGTCGAGCCCATCGGCGACTAG
- a CDS encoding amino acid ABC transporter permease, whose translation MDVFSDPTNFDVYVTGFLWILKLTAAGTVGALILGVLLAAMRVSPVPVLRGFGTTWVNTFRNTPLTLIIFFCYFGLFSTLGVKLSDDIDRNNYWLGVIGLSVYTAAFVCEAIRSGINTVPPGQAEAARAIGMSFFQTLTIIVLPQAARAVIAPLGSIFIALAKNSTIVGTIGLAESSNAMKELINANGDQVIAIFLVFAGTFAAVLIPTGYAFGWLANRMAVKR comes from the coding sequence ATGGACGTCTTCTCCGACCCCACAAACTTCGACGTGTACGTGACGGGATTCCTCTGGATCCTGAAGCTGACCGCGGCCGGCACCGTGGGCGCCCTCATTCTCGGCGTCCTGCTCGCCGCGATGCGGGTGTCGCCGGTGCCCGTGCTGCGCGGCTTCGGCACCACCTGGGTCAACACGTTCCGGAACACACCACTGACGCTGATCATCTTCTTCTGCTACTTCGGCCTGTTCTCGACGCTCGGCGTCAAGCTGTCGGACGACATCGACCGCAACAACTACTGGCTCGGCGTGATCGGCCTGTCGGTGTACACCGCCGCGTTCGTCTGTGAGGCGATCCGCTCGGGCATCAACACCGTCCCGCCCGGGCAGGCCGAGGCGGCCCGCGCGATCGGCATGTCCTTCTTCCAGACCCTGACGATCATCGTCCTCCCGCAGGCGGCCCGGGCGGTGATCGCGCCGCTGGGCAGCATCTTCATCGCCCTGGCGAAGAACTCGACGATCGTCGGCACGATCGGCCTCGCGGAGTCCTCGAACGCGATGAAGGAACTCATCAACGCGAACGGCGACCAGGTCATCGCGATCTTCCTCGTCTTCGCGGGAACGTTCGCGGCCGTCCTGATCCCCACCGGCTACGCCTTCGGCTGGCTGGCCAACCGGATGGCGGTCAAGCGATGA
- a CDS encoding glutamate ABC transporter substrate-binding protein: MRINRMTAVAGAFALVMAAAACGGDDSGSDTAASGIVGKAGSDKKLVFGVKADQPGLGLQTGSTYTGFDIEIAKIIAKGLGVPESGIEYKTTVSSNREPFIQQGQVDVVVATYTINDERKKVVNFGGPYYVAGQDLLVPVNSTITGPESLAGKKVCSVSGSTPAKRIQTEYKDAKLQQFDSYSKCVTALAGGQVDAVTTDDIILAGYAAQDQYAGKFKVVGKPFSSEPYGIGVKKEDSEGCNKINEILKAAAADGSYKAAWDNTLGKSGKPAPELDVTKLTNCS; encoded by the coding sequence ATGCGCATCAACCGTATGACGGCAGTGGCCGGGGCGTTCGCTCTGGTAATGGCCGCCGCAGCATGTGGCGGGGACGACAGCGGGTCGGACACGGCGGCCAGCGGCATCGTCGGCAAGGCCGGCAGCGACAAGAAGCTGGTCTTCGGTGTGAAGGCCGACCAGCCGGGCCTCGGCCTCCAGACCGGCAGCACCTACACCGGCTTCGACATCGAGATCGCGAAGATCATCGCGAAGGGCCTCGGCGTACCGGAGTCCGGCATCGAATACAAGACGACCGTGTCGTCCAACCGTGAGCCCTTCATCCAGCAGGGCCAGGTCGACGTGGTCGTGGCGACCTACACGATCAACGACGAGCGCAAGAAGGTCGTCAACTTCGGCGGCCCCTACTACGTCGCCGGCCAGGACCTGCTCGTCCCGGTCAACTCGACGATCACCGGCCCCGAGTCGCTGGCCGGCAAGAAGGTCTGCTCCGTCTCCGGCTCCACGCCGGCCAAGCGGATCCAGACCGAGTACAAGGACGCCAAGCTCCAGCAGTTCGACTCGTACTCCAAGTGCGTGACGGCGCTGGCCGGCGGCCAGGTGGACGCGGTCACCACCGACGACATCATCCTGGCGGGCTACGCCGCACAGGACCAGTACGCGGGCAAGTTCAAGGTCGTCGGCAAGCCCTTCAGCTCGGAGCCGTACGGCATCGGCGTCAAGAAGGAGGACTCCGAGGGCTGCAACAAGATCAACGAGATCCTGAAGGCCGCCGCGGCCGACGGTTCCTACAAGGCCGCGTGGGACAACACGCTCGGCAAGAGCGGCAAGCCGGCGCCGGAACTCGACGTCACCAAGCTCACCAACTGCAGCTGA
- a CDS encoding amino acid ABC transporter ATP-binding protein, whose amino-acid sequence MPTSEPLIVLEGVNKHFGPLHVLQDVSLSVDRGEVVVVIGPSGSGKSTLCRAINRLEPIDSGTITFDGQALPAEGKALARLRSEVGMVFQSFNLFAHKTILQNVMLGPVKVRGDKASVARERAMGLLDRVGIASQSEKYPAQLSGGQQQRVAIARALAMQPKAMLFDEPTSALDPEMVGEVLDVMTSLAREGMTMVVVTHEMGFARHAANRVVFMADGQLVESAPPAEFFENPKSERARDFLSKILTH is encoded by the coding sequence GTGCCCACAAGCGAGCCTCTCATCGTTCTCGAGGGCGTCAACAAACACTTCGGCCCGCTCCACGTCTTGCAGGATGTCAGCCTTTCGGTCGACCGCGGCGAGGTGGTCGTCGTGATCGGACCGTCGGGCTCGGGCAAGTCGACGCTGTGCCGGGCGATCAACCGGCTCGAACCGATCGACTCGGGCACGATCACGTTCGACGGCCAGGCGCTGCCCGCCGAGGGCAAGGCCCTGGCGCGGCTGCGCAGCGAGGTCGGCATGGTCTTCCAGTCGTTCAACCTCTTCGCGCACAAGACGATCCTCCAGAACGTGATGCTGGGTCCGGTCAAGGTGCGCGGCGACAAGGCCTCCGTCGCCCGCGAGCGCGCGATGGGCCTGCTCGACCGGGTCGGCATCGCCAGCCAGTCGGAGAAGTACCCCGCTCAGCTCTCCGGCGGCCAGCAGCAGCGCGTCGCCATCGCCCGCGCCCTGGCCATGCAGCCCAAGGCGATGCTCTTCGACGAGCCGACCAGCGCGCTCGACCCCGAGATGGTCGGCGAGGTGCTCGACGTCATGACCTCGCTCGCCCGCGAGGGCATGACGATGGTCGTCGTCACCCACGAGATGGGCTTCGCGCGGCACGCCGCGAACCGGGTCGTCTTCATGGCCGACGGCCAGCTTGTCGAGTCGGCGCCGCCCGCCGAGTTCTTCGAGAACCCCAAGAGCGAGCGGGCCCGGGACTTCCTCTCCAAGATCCTCACTCATTGA
- the miaB gene encoding tRNA (N6-isopentenyl adenosine(37)-C2)-methylthiotransferase MiaB: MTTETRGPAPDAGAARTYDVRTYGCQMNVHDSERISGLMEGAGYVRAADADAADVVVFNTCAVRENADNRLYGNLGHLRPTKLRNPGMQIAVGGCLAQKDRGDIVKRAPWVDVVFGTHNIGSLPALLERARHNQEAEVEILESLEVFPSTLPTRRESTYAGWVSISVGCNNTCTFCIVPSLRGKEKDRRPGDVLAEVEALVAEGVLEVTLLGQNVNSYGAEFGDRLAFGKLLRACGDVSGLERVRFTSPHPKDFTDDVIAAMAETPNVCHSLHMPLQSGSDRVLRAMRRSYRSEKYLGIIDKVRAAMPDAAITTDIIVGFPGETEDDFECTLDVVRQARFSSAFTFQYSKRPGTPAATMDDQLPKQVVQERYERLIATLEDITWAENKRQVGRAVEVLVATGEGRKDERTGRMSGRARDGRLVHFATGGLTGIRPGDIVHTEITYAAPHHLNADGAPLGHRRTRAGDAHEAGRAPRTAGVSLGLPSVGVPAPLPAAAGGCAL; this comes from the coding sequence ATGACTACCGAGACCCGGGGCCCAGCCCCTGACGCAGGCGCCGCCCGCACGTACGACGTGCGCACCTACGGCTGCCAGATGAACGTGCACGACAGCGAGCGCATCTCCGGCCTGATGGAGGGCGCCGGATACGTCCGCGCGGCCGACGCGGACGCGGCTGACGTTGTCGTGTTCAACACCTGCGCGGTCCGGGAGAACGCCGACAACCGCCTCTACGGCAACCTCGGTCACCTGCGCCCCACCAAGCTCAGGAACCCCGGCATGCAGATCGCGGTCGGCGGCTGCCTGGCGCAGAAGGACCGCGGCGACATCGTCAAGCGCGCGCCCTGGGTCGATGTGGTCTTCGGCACACACAACATCGGCTCGCTGCCGGCGCTGCTGGAGCGCGCCCGGCACAACCAGGAGGCCGAGGTCGAGATCCTCGAGTCGCTCGAGGTCTTCCCGTCGACCCTGCCGACCCGCCGCGAGTCGACCTACGCCGGCTGGGTGTCGATCTCGGTGGGCTGCAACAACACGTGCACGTTCTGCATCGTGCCGTCGCTGCGCGGCAAGGAGAAGGACCGCCGCCCGGGCGACGTGCTCGCCGAGGTCGAGGCGCTGGTCGCCGAGGGCGTCCTCGAGGTCACCCTGCTGGGCCAGAACGTCAACTCCTACGGCGCCGAGTTCGGCGACCGGCTCGCGTTCGGCAAGCTGCTGCGCGCCTGCGGCGACGTCTCCGGCCTGGAGCGGGTCCGCTTCACCAGCCCGCACCCGAAGGACTTCACCGACGACGTGATCGCCGCGATGGCCGAGACGCCGAACGTGTGCCACTCGCTGCACATGCCGCTCCAGTCCGGCTCCGACCGGGTGCTGCGGGCGATGCGCCGCAGCTACCGCTCGGAGAAGTACCTCGGCATCATCGACAAGGTCCGCGCCGCCATGCCGGACGCGGCGATCACCACGGACATCATCGTGGGCTTCCCGGGCGAGACCGAGGACGACTTCGAGTGCACCCTCGACGTGGTCCGGCAGGCCCGCTTCTCCAGCGCCTTCACTTTCCAATATTCGAAGCGCCCCGGCACACCGGCCGCGACGATGGACGACCAGCTGCCCAAGCAGGTCGTCCAGGAACGCTACGAGCGCCTGATCGCCACGCTCGAGGACATCACCTGGGCGGAGAACAAGCGGCAGGTCGGCCGCGCGGTCGAGGTCCTGGTCGCGACCGGCGAGGGCCGCAAGGACGAGCGTACGGGCCGGATGAGCGGCCGGGCCCGGGACGGCCGGCTGGTGCACTTCGCGACCGGCGGGCTGACCGGCATCCGGCCGGGCGACATCGTGCACACCGAGATCACGTACGCGGCGCCGCACCACCTGAACGCCGACGGCGCGCCGCTGGGCCACCGCCGCACCCGGGCCGGCGACGCCCACGAGGCGGGCCGGGCACCGCGCACGGCCGGCGTCTCGCTGGGCCTGCCGAGCGTCGGCGTGCCGGCGCCGCTGCCCGCCGCGGCCGGCGGTTGCGCTCTATAA
- a CDS encoding GGDEF domain-containing protein, with translation MALRWYATVSFALVAGYLAFPADLRPIPFLAVTFGAIPAVIVGMRSSPAAARAPWWWVLAGLVVFNVGNLAWLWYFYVQGRATGDGTLADLLYNLANLLMLAGAMTVVLRRGRRDIGGLIDAGITAFALGGLLWDAFVLPQLTAADTPMSRQAALFVNVLVMAGGLGALLRVSTVSGRQVPALWLMTLSMGTGLAGNLVAAFAVDPATGTRPDWTTMIFMAGYTFLGCAALHPSAADATRPGPEPKDDLTAGRLTFLGIMTALIPIVGGGRAILKLPTDGLLVALGSAVVIPLVMVRVARLANQRRRAERALLRMVNRDPLTGLPNRAGCLERLAAELDRPGVAVLFCDLDGFKPVNDRLGHAAGDELLIAVATRLRGCIREQDLVSRFGGDEFVVVCRDDDPHRAVDAVCGRIREMVSQPLTVGGESVRIGMSVGVAFAEPGSCIDDLIGRADLAMYEAKRSKSVGALSLSGF, from the coding sequence ATGGCTCTGCGTTGGTATGCCACGGTCTCCTTCGCCCTGGTGGCGGGGTACCTGGCGTTCCCCGCCGACCTGCGGCCGATCCCGTTCCTGGCCGTCACCTTCGGCGCCATTCCCGCCGTGATCGTCGGCATGCGGAGCAGCCCGGCCGCCGCGCGCGCTCCATGGTGGTGGGTGCTGGCCGGACTGGTGGTATTCAACGTCGGCAACCTCGCCTGGCTCTGGTACTTCTATGTGCAGGGGCGGGCGACCGGCGACGGCACGCTCGCGGACCTGCTGTACAACCTGGCGAACCTGCTCATGCTCGCCGGGGCGATGACGGTGGTGCTGCGCCGGGGCCGGCGCGACATCGGCGGCCTCATCGACGCCGGGATCACCGCGTTCGCCCTCGGCGGGCTTTTGTGGGACGCCTTCGTGCTTCCTCAGCTCACCGCCGCCGACACCCCGATGTCACGCCAGGCCGCCCTCTTCGTCAACGTCCTGGTCATGGCGGGCGGGCTTGGTGCCCTGCTGCGGGTGTCGACGGTCTCCGGCCGGCAGGTTCCCGCCCTATGGCTGATGACGCTCAGCATGGGAACAGGTCTCGCCGGCAACCTCGTGGCGGCCTTCGCCGTCGACCCGGCGACGGGTACCCGCCCAGACTGGACCACCATGATCTTCATGGCCGGGTACACGTTCCTCGGCTGCGCGGCGCTGCATCCCTCGGCGGCGGACGCCACCAGACCCGGACCGGAACCCAAGGACGACCTGACGGCGGGCCGGCTGACATTCCTCGGCATCATGACCGCGCTGATCCCGATCGTCGGCGGCGGCCGGGCGATCCTCAAGCTGCCGACCGACGGGCTCCTCGTCGCGCTCGGCTCGGCCGTGGTGATCCCGCTGGTCATGGTCCGGGTGGCCCGGCTCGCCAACCAGCGCCGCCGGGCGGAACGGGCGCTGCTTCGGATGGTCAACCGTGACCCGCTCACCGGACTGCCGAACCGGGCCGGGTGCCTCGAACGGCTCGCGGCCGAGCTGGACCGGCCCGGCGTCGCCGTGCTCTTCTGCGACCTCGACGGCTTCAAGCCGGTCAACGACCGGCTCGGCCACGCGGCCGGCGACGAGCTGCTGATCGCGGTCGCCACGCGGTTGCGCGGCTGCATCCGCGAGCAGGACCTGGTGAGCCGCTTCGGCGGCGACGAGTTCGTCGTGGTGTGCCGCGACGACGACCCCCACAGGGCGGTCGACGCGGTGTGCGGCCGGATCCGCGAGATGGTCTCGCAGCCGCTCACCGTCGGCGGGGAGAGCGTCCGCATCGGCATGAGCGTCGGTGTGGCCTTCGCCGAACCGGGAAGCTGCATCGACGACCTGATCGGCCGCGCGGACCTCGCCATGTACGAGGCCAAGCGGTCGAAGTCGGTTGGCGCCCTCAGCCTCTCCGGCTTTTAA
- a CDS encoding threonine ammonia-lyase has protein sequence MDLSFADVAAARDIVYRHLPPTPMWSYPLLDAAVGATVFVKHENVQPVGAFKVRGGFTLLEAMSAAERARGTVSYSTGNHAQSMAYASAIYGAPCRVVMPESASPAKAEATAALGAEVILHGPDLETAQRHAEDLARSTGARLISPGDTPELLAGVGTLYLEILEAEPDLDAILVPIGSGTGAAAAAVVASKLAPNCRVIGVQSDASRAAYDSWRSGELVKRPNRTRVDGLATGRGFDLPQRLMRDGLSDFLLVTDDAITEAQRLMASRAHTLAEGAGAAPLAGVLSRPDEFAGKRVAVVCTGGNANAGELATLG, from the coding sequence ATGGACCTCAGCTTCGCCGACGTGGCCGCCGCCCGGGACATCGTCTACCGGCACCTGCCGCCGACCCCGATGTGGTCGTACCCGCTGCTGGACGCGGCCGTCGGCGCGACCGTGTTCGTCAAGCACGAGAACGTCCAGCCGGTCGGCGCGTTCAAGGTGCGCGGCGGGTTCACCCTGCTGGAGGCGATGTCGGCGGCGGAGCGGGCCCGGGGCACGGTCAGCTACTCGACCGGCAACCACGCGCAGTCGATGGCCTACGCGAGCGCGATCTACGGCGCACCGTGCCGGGTGGTGATGCCGGAGTCGGCAAGTCCGGCGAAGGCCGAGGCGACGGCGGCGTTGGGCGCCGAGGTGATCCTGCACGGCCCCGATCTCGAGACGGCGCAGCGGCACGCCGAGGACCTGGCGCGGTCCACCGGCGCGCGGCTGATCAGCCCCGGCGACACCCCGGAACTGCTCGCCGGCGTCGGCACGCTGTACCTCGAGATCCTGGAGGCCGAGCCGGACCTGGACGCCATCCTGGTGCCGATCGGCAGCGGCACCGGCGCGGCCGCGGCGGCCGTCGTGGCTAGCAAGCTCGCCCCGAACTGCCGGGTCATCGGCGTCCAGTCGGACGCGTCCCGGGCCGCCTACGACTCCTGGCGGTCAGGCGAGCTCGTCAAGCGCCCGAACCGCACCCGCGTGGACGGTCTGGCCACCGGGCGCGGCTTCGACCTGCCGCAGCGCCTGATGCGCGACGGCCTCAGCGACTTCCTGCTGGTGACCGACGACGCGATCACCGAGGCGCAGCGGCTGATGGCGAGCAGGGCGCATACCCTCGCCGAGGGCGCCGGCGCCGCGCCGCTGGCGGGCGTGTTGAGCCGGCCGGACGAGTTCGCCGGCAAGCGGGTCGCGGTGGTCTGCACGGGCGGCAACGCGAACGCCGGAGAGCTGGCCACGCTGGGGTGA
- a CDS encoding DUF349 domain-containing protein, giving the protein MNDWTAFGRVDADGTVYVKTAEGDRVVGSWQAGTPEEGLAHFARRFADLVTEVDLIEARLKSGAADAAHSLTSVKRIRASLDEAHVVGDIDGLAARLDRLTTVADEKAGEARAAREAARGEALARKTALVEEAETIAAESTGWKSAGDRLKEILDEWKTIRGVDKKTDGELWKRFAAARDGFTRRRGAHFATLDGQRKQAQTAKEELVKEAEGLADSTEWSSTANRLKDLMNEWKAAPRAAKEAEQRLWERFRAAQDAFFTRRSEVFSARDAEYKGNLDRKQAILTEIEALDVDADPRGAQNKLRDAQAAWHDAGRVPREATASLDRRWRAAEERIRVAMDSAWRKTTPQDNPLLRQMREQVAEAEQRLARAQAAGDTRRIKEAELALSSKRQFLALAEQAN; this is encoded by the coding sequence ATGAACGACTGGACGGCCTTCGGGCGCGTGGATGCCGACGGCACCGTGTATGTGAAGACGGCCGAGGGCGACCGCGTGGTCGGCTCGTGGCAGGCGGGCACGCCCGAGGAGGGCCTGGCCCACTTCGCCCGGCGCTTCGCGGACCTGGTGACCGAGGTCGACCTCATCGAGGCCCGGCTCAAGTCCGGCGCCGCCGACGCCGCGCACTCGCTGACCAGCGTCAAACGGATCCGCGCGAGCCTCGATGAGGCACACGTGGTCGGCGACATCGACGGGCTCGCCGCCCGCCTCGACCGGCTGACCACGGTCGCCGACGAGAAGGCCGGCGAGGCCCGGGCCGCCCGCGAGGCGGCCCGCGGCGAGGCGCTGGCGCGCAAGACCGCCCTGGTCGAGGAGGCGGAGACGATCGCCGCCGAGTCGACGGGCTGGAAGAGCGCGGGCGACCGGCTCAAGGAGATCCTCGACGAGTGGAAGACCATCCGCGGCGTCGACAAGAAGACCGACGGCGAGCTGTGGAAGCGGTTCGCGGCCGCCCGCGACGGCTTCACCCGCCGCCGCGGCGCGCACTTCGCCACCCTTGACGGGCAGCGCAAGCAGGCGCAGACGGCCAAGGAGGAGCTGGTCAAGGAGGCCGAGGGCCTGGCCGACTCGACGGAGTGGTCGTCGACGGCCAACCGGCTCAAGGACCTGATGAACGAGTGGAAGGCCGCGCCACGGGCGGCCAAGGAGGCCGAGCAGCGCCTCTGGGAACGCTTCCGCGCGGCTCAGGACGCCTTCTTCACCCGCCGCAGCGAGGTCTTCTCGGCCCGCGACGCGGAATACAAGGGCAACCTCGACCGCAAGCAGGCGATCCTGACCGAGATCGAGGCGCTCGACGTCGACGCCGACCCGCGCGGCGCGCAGAACAAGCTGCGTGACGCCCAGGCCGCCTGGCACGACGCGGGCCGGGTGCCGCGCGAGGCGACGGCGAGCCTGGACCGCCGCTGGCGGGCCGCCGAGGAGCGCATCCGGGTGGCGATGGACTCGGCGTGGCGCAAGACCACGCCGCAGGACAACCCGCTGCTGCGCCAGATGCGTGAGCAGGTCGCCGAGGCCGAGCAGCGGCTGGCCCGGGCGCAGGCGGCGGGCGACACCCGCCGCATCAAGGAGGCGGAGCTGGCGCTCTCCTCCAAGCGCCAGTTCCTCGCCCTGGCCGAACAGGCGAATTGA